Genomic DNA from Sulfuricurvum sp. IAE1:
GACTTTAGCGAATCTAATCCGCTTCTTTAAGCTTTAGGTCGTAAAAACTACAATCCAACAGCCTTCTCAGCTGCCTATTTTAACTCCGCGCTTGACACCCGAAAAAGTATTTTGCAGAGGTTAATAACCGTGTCAATTCTCTTTTCGAATACTCTAAACAGTTGGGTCTCTACCCTGTCTTTCTTACTATTACATTGCCCGATCGCTTTCATCCCTCATCTAAAAATTACGATTCGACTTTATCGGTTCGTGATGGTGTTCGTCATTTGTCCGATTCTTGGCGTTCTTTTCGTAATTTGAAAGTATTTTCACAGATCAAAAAAAAGACTGGCCACAATCCTATTTATCTCAAAGTTATCGAACCTCATAAGTCCGGGGTTCCTCATGTTCACGTTATGTTATTTCTTCCTAAAAATTTTATTCTTGTTATGAAACAAATTTTTAAACGTCATTTTTCGCGTGATGGTGCTTCTAAATATGCTCAGGACTTTAAATACACTTGGTCTAATACTTCGGGCGGTGCTGTTGCTTATTTGCTTAAATACATCAATAAAACATTTAAAAATGCTCTTGAAGATAAAATGACGATGGAGGCTTATTATTTCGCCCGTCATCGCATAATACGCTTTACATGCTCTCGCGTGTTGGTTCCTTTGTATATTCACCGAAAAATCAAACATGATCCACGTTTTCGTGATTTTCTACGATGTACGGATTATTATCATTCGGGTGTACTCTATTCTGTTTTTAATAAAAGATTTGTACTTTTTATCGATGATCCTAACGAGGCGGATCAGGCTATTTATGCAAAGAATCCCATGATTGATGATTTATTCAAAAAATCGAAAACTCGTGTACCTGATCGTATTGTAAAACATCGTGAAGATAGTAGGGTTCCTATTTTTATTGATGGTCAAAAATCTTCTTTTGTTTTTCAGCATAAACGCATTTTTGAGCCTGTCATACCTGTTTATGATTTTTCGGATTGGCGTTTACTCGAGTATTATCGTGCTCTTGATCCTGACCTATGTGATTTTAATCATTTTGTCAACGTTCGCAATTTATGCGCATCTCGTGGTCTAATAGATTCCGATCCTGTTTTAACTCATCAGCTCTTTGGTGTCAATGATTACAAATTTCTTTGTTCTATTAGCTGATTATTTTTAATTTCGCTTTTTCGATTTTAATTTTATACTCGTTTTCTACGTCGTAGATCGCTTTAAAATCTTTCGGAGTGATGTTATTGAATGCACCTATATAACTGTTTTTATCGGTCGTTTCCGCATAGTAATAATTCTTGTCTTCGATTTCTATTTTTGCGTACGGTTTAATGAGATTTTTTTCGTTTTCGATTTCAACTGCTATAAACGCATGATTGTTTGTATAGATCAATATGCTTTTGACATTTATTGCTTTCAACATGGATGCCATTAACTGGCTTTTTTCATCGCAATCACCACCGTATTTTATTACTTCTGTGGGTCTTTTGTTCGTTTCATTTTGATAGGTGTAATTTATATTTTTAACGTAGTCGTGTATCGCTATTGCTTTGCAGTCGTTTTTTTCGCATTGCGTAGTTATCGCGTCTGTTTTTTCTTTTACTGTATCGCTTACGTTAATAAAATTTGTTGCGTAACCTTCTTCTATCTTTATACGTTTTGGTACTGTATATTCTTCGTCTGATATGTAATTGCGGTATGTAAATACTATCAGGAACACGGCTATGATGCTCAAAAACAAATTTTTTGTTCTCATGGTTTTTATTATTTTTTCGTGTTCTTTAAGGGATTTTTTAAGTATTTAGGGGGTACAATAATCCAAGTTATAGGGGGTTGCAGCCCCCTATCAACTTTTAAATCTTTGCGTAATGTTCGAACTTTACGGCTTAAATCTTAAGCCTCCTAGCCTTAAATTCCACTTAATGTAATATATATTATATTGAAAATCTTTTTTGTACGAAAAGCCGTATAGCGGTCTCTTCTGATCATTCGGCGGCGGAATTGCGTGTTATACAGCAATCGTTAATGCCGAGGATCGATCCCGCCACGAGTGAGGGACTGATACGGTATTTGCAACCGTATTCGACATCGTCGCGTTTTTCGGTGGCCATGGCTCGGGCGACCTCTTCGGTGTATTGGCCCAGTTCGACGATCGCTTCGATCACCTCGTCAATATATTCGGACAGATTGTTGCGCATGTTTTCCCCTTTTAACCGCATCGACGTCTGAATAGTGCAATGCATAAGTGTAGCATGTTTACAGGAACGTGCATGCATTGCTATGCTGGTGCTGCCCTTCCCTGCGCAGAAATTATGTTTCAGTCACGAACCGAAAATGCATCATTGGAAACGAACGGACAAAAAACGGGTACGAATCGATCGCATAATCAACTAAACTATATACATTAAATATGCAACAAGAAAGAGTGAAAATGGAATATACGCTTGCCGACACCGACTTTCTGGTGTCTCAGACCGATTCAAAAGGGATTATTCTTTTTGCAAATGAGGATTTTTGCAAAATCGCAGGTTATAAGCTCGAAGAGCTGATCGGAAAGCCGCACAATATCGTGCGCCATCCGGATATGCCCAAAGCGGCGTTCAAGGATTTGTGGGACACCGTTAAAAGCGGTCGTGTTTGGAAAGGGTACGTTCAAAACGCCACCAAAAACGGGGGGTATTACTGGGTCTTCGCGACCGTCTATCCGAACATCGCCTGCGGCGAAAGCGATCACGGCTACATGTCGTGCCGCCGGAAAGCCTCCCCTGCCGAGATCAAAGCGGCAGAAGAACTGTACAAAACAATGCGCTAAAGGGCCCATGAATTATGAATAAAACGACAAAAAACATTGTAATTGCCGCTGTCGCCCTGCTGGGCCTGATTATTGTCTTTACCGTGGGTTCGACATGGGCAAGTGCCGCCGCAATCGCCGTCCTGGCTCTGACTGCGGTATGGGCACTCTCTTCGTCACAGGGAGATGGGATGTTTGCACAGCATCTCAACGATTTCGAAGAACTGCTGCAGTTTAAACGCAACCAGTTTGATACGGTCCAAGCCGACCCCGGCAGCCTCGAAGACAAACTGAACCACATTGCTAAAACGCATGAGAGTATTCTCGAGCAGGATACGAAAGTCGCCGGAGAAATGGTATTGCTCGCCGATAAAGTCCGCCGCGGACACTTCGCCTGCCGTGTAGCCAGTGACAGCAAGACACCCCACGTTCACCTGCTGCGAAAAACGATGAACGCAATGCTTGATGCGACCGAAAACAACCTCGATCAGGCGATTCGGGTGTTGCAGGCGCTGAGTGAGGGGCATTTCGCAACCCGCGCGAACGTACAGGTAGAAGGGAAAATGGCGCAGATGCTCGAGAAGATCAACGAACTCGCGGTTGCGCTTCAGTCGATGGAACAGCAAAACAACGAAGCCAAAGAGGTGCTGCACAATAATACCCTTCAACTGCGCGATACGATCGAAAGCCTCCGCTCGAACCAGTTCGTCGAGCTGAACGGCATGATCAACACCACCGTTGAACGGATTCATACCGTAGCGAACAAAGAACACGAGCTCTCGATCAACCTGCAGTCACTTGCCGGTAACGCCCAGGAGACTAAACAGATCCTCATCACGATCGGGGACATCGCCGACCAGACCAACCTCCTCGCGCTCAATGCCGCGATCGAAGCCGCGCGGGCGGGAGAACACGGACGCGGATTCGCCGTTGTTGCCGACGAAGTGCGCAAACTGGCCGAACGAACCCAGAAAAGCCTTGCCGAAACGGCGGCGACGATCAATATTTTGATTCAGGCGATCAACGACAACAGCGAATCGCTCAACCAGAACATGGACGAAATGATGGATCTCACCAAATACGTCGGGAACGTCGACAACAAAATGGAAGAACTCCTCGCCACTATGGACCGCCTCAGCTGACCCCCTGCGGTCAGCTCCCTCTCATTGAACCCGTATTTTTCGCATTATCCGCTGCAAACCCAGTCCTACCACCATCAGTAAAATGAGCCCGGCGAACAGAGGCCAGATCAGAAAAAAAGACAGATGCCCCTGCGTAACGATCAGGAAATTCGCACCTGCCGGCGGATGAACCACCCTGAAAAAATGCATGAGCGCGATGGTCATACCCAATCCGATTCCGATGCTGAGCCAGTCGCCGGATGTGTAGTGCAGTATGGCGATTCCCAGCAGCGTAGAGATGAAATAGCCGCCGAAGATGTTGATAGGTCTGGAAAAAGGGCTGCCGGGGGCGCTGAAAAGAAGGACCGCTGTCGCCCCGAACGGGGCGATGACCATCATGGTTCCCGCTTTTTGGGCAATGATGCCGATCAGCGAGAGGCCTAAAAAGGCTCCCAGACCCGCTATGAAGCTTTCAAGGCGATGGGGCGTATGGTCAGTTTTGTTGTGCATACAGCTGCCGTTCGCGCTGTATCAGGATACCGGCCAGAAAGGTATAGCCTTCGATCCATGCGCTTTTGCGTTCGTCGGTAAAAGCATCGCCCAAAACATCTCCCATTGCCGTAATCAATGCATCGGCAACCATCGGATAGTGATCGGGTTTAACTTCGGTGGCGACGTGAGCCGTAGCCATTTTTTCCACTGCTGCCGAGAGCATCGGGAGGTTGTCGACGTTTCCGGCGAAGGCCGCAATCGCTCCGGCAAGCTTTTTATGCTGATCAGAAGTCGCGTTGGCAAACAGCGGCTTTGTCTGAGGATATTTGGTAAAGAGGATCTCGTACATTCGTGTGGTTACGTTTTCAGCCTGGGCCCTGATCAACGGGACGGTTTCTTTAATCGATTGGATGCTCTGGGGGGTAAGGTTCATGTTAATCTCCTGGATAAATATGGCGGTATTGTATAATTACTATCTTCGAATAGTATTTATTTGCGGATTTAATTGGATGGATTCAAAGACGGTGTTATGCAAATAAGAAGCAAACTTGGATTAGAATCGTTTTAGCGCATTGAAAGAGGATGGACCATGAGTATGCATTTTTCCAAAACCGCCGAATACGCGATCCGCGTTTTGATTTATCTGCACCGTAATGAGGGCGTTTTGCAGCCGGTCAGCGTATTGCATCGTGAACTCGGTCTCCCCTACAAGTACCTCACACGTCTCATGACGCGGCTGGTGAAAGAAGGATTGGTGCATGCCGCGCGCGGCAGAGACGGGGGATTGAGCCTGGCAAAAAAAGGCGAGGAGATCCGATTATGCGATATTCTCGGCGCGATCGGCGAAACGTCGGAGTCTTCGCGCTGTATCCTGGGATTCGACTCGTGCGATGCCGCGAATCCGTGTGCCCTTCACGATCAGTGGACGGCACCCAAAGGGATGATTGATACGATGATTAATTCGACAACCCTCGCCTCGCTGAGCGGGAACGTCCATACGCGAATCTAGCGTTTCTAATATACCCTCTGACAATCGTCTCCGGAAGCGCTATAATTGCGCCGTTAAAAGGAGATGCATGGGAAGTGAAAAAGGGGCGGCGAAAGCCCGCAAAATCCGCGAAAAGCAGGTAAAAGCCAAAATCCAGGCCGCCATCGGGATACATCTGCTTTACGGAAAAAAACCGACCGTGCGCTCCGTCGCCGAAGAGGCCCAGATCAGTACGGCCACCGCCGCCAAATACCTCAGGGAGATCAATACCAAACCCTGAAACGGCGGTTGTATCAGATAGATAATCTATCTGATACGCACTAAAACAGCCTGCCTATTTTGCGAAATCCGATCCAGTACATGATCCCTCCCACGGCAATCACCCCTCCGAAGTAAGGAAGAAGGTCGATCCATCCGCTGCCGCGGTAGAAGATGCTCTCCGTCCCTTCGATGTAATACCGCAACGGTGAAGCCAGCGACACCGCCTGCAATACGGGATGCATCGCATAGATCGGCGTCCAGGCACCGCTGAGGAAGATGAGGGGCATCATCACGATGATCGAGAGCTGTGCGACCTGCATCACATCGCGGGCAATCGCCGCTATAAACAAACCGATCCCAGCGCTGGCGCAGACATAAAAGAAGCTCAACAGTGCAAATGCGGCAAACGAACCGTTCAGCGGTGTCTGGAACGCGCCGAGAACGATGAATCCGAGGGATATGACGATTCCCGCCATTACGATCAGCACCTGTGAAAACGATTTGGCCAGAATGATCAGCTTTGGATCGACGGGCATGAGGAGCATGATGTCCCAGGTCCCCTGCTCTTTTTCTTTGACGAAGACCACGGCAGTCAGGATTACGGTCAGCATCGTTATGATCGAGAGCATTTCGGTCAGTGCCATGAACGTGTGGTTGTCGGCATTTTCATTAAATAGCTTGTGGCTGGCGACATCGATGGGCAGATCGGGTGCGGCAATGTCGAGAAGGATGCTCTGCAGATACCCCATCGTCGTGTAGGCCTGGGATGCTGCAGTGGCATCAAGCAGGACGTTGAGCTGAGCATTTCGCCCCTGCCGGAGGTTCTTTTCGAAGTCGGCATCGAAGACGATTCCGACGATAATCTCTTTATCGAAAATCGCGCGGCTGAGTTCTTCTTGGGATTTGAAGCGGTGCGGCGGCAGGAATTCGGGCCCATGCAGGCGGGCGAGGATCTTTTGGCTGATCCCTCCTCCTGTATCGTCGACGTAGCCGACCGCTACGTTGCGGGGGTTGATTTCGATTCCGCTGCCGGCAATGTAGACTTCGACCGTGAAAGAATACAAAACGACGAGGACGAGCTGCCATGATCGTATAAATGACAGAAGCTCTTTGCCCACGATAGCCCAGAACGTCCGGCTCATTTGAGTTCCTTGCGCAAAAACAGCCGGCCCAGGCCAAGCAGGATCGCCGAATAGACAATCATAATCCCCAGGTAACGCGCCGTTTTTTCCGATTCGATCCCCTCCCCGATCAAAAAGACGTCGTAAAGAATGTGGTTGTAGTACATGACCGGAAAGATGTGAGCCTCGATCTGGGAAGGTCCGCTCATGGACGAGATGGGCATGATGATCCCTGAATACATGAATCCAGGGATGATCGTGATGATGATGGTCAGGACCACCGCGACGATCTGGGTGCGTGTAACGACGGAGATGAGCATGCCGATCGAGATACTGATGAGCAAATAGATTTCCGATGCGATCCAATAGAGCCAGAAGCTCCCCCGGAACGGAACGTCGAAAACGTAAACCGCCCACAGGAAAAGGACGAAAATATTGAGCGAATGGAGCAAGAACGCGGGAATCAGTTTTGCGGTGATGAATTCCCATTTAGAAAGCGGTGAAGCGTAAAAATTGAAAATAGTCCCCCGCTCTTTTTCCTTGACGATCAGCAGTGCCCCCAGGATAGCCGGAGAGACGAGCAAAACCAGGCCGATCAGCCCCGGAACGATGGCATCTTCGTCACGCATCGCCTGGTTGAATAGCGTCCGCTGGTTAATGGCGATCAGGTTTGCACTCCGTTCTTTCCCCAAATCGGATGCGGCATCGAGGATCACCCCGCGTACATAGGTTTCCATGGTTACGCCCCGGCTGGGGAAAGCCGCATCCACGAATACCCCTATTCCGGTGCGTTGATGGTGGAGTACCCTTTTTTCGAACGATTCGGGAATCACGACGATGACGTCGGCTCTGGCTTGTTTGATACGCCGAAGCGCCTGTGCTTCACTGATCGGTTCTACCTGTGTGCGGAAATAGCGGGAGTGTTCGAATTTGGCGATAAGGCGCTGGGAAAGAACGCTGTTGTCGTTGTCGATGATGAGCGTTCGTGCCCCCGTCACCTCCATCCGTATTCCGTAACCGAAAAGCAGCAGCAGCATCGTCGGTAGTAAAAAAACCATAACGATAAAGCGCGAACGGACCAGTTCGACGAGTTCCTTGTAAATGTAAGCCCTGATGATACGAAGCCTCATCGGTAGTACTCCATGAAGATCTCTTCGAAAGTTCCGGCACCCGGATGCAGCGCATACAGTTCTGCGATGCTGTTGTCGGCTACCTTTTTACCGTCGCGCAAGAGGACGATACGATCGCAAAATTCGGCTTCGCTCATGTAATGGGTCGTGATGAGAATCGCAATTCCCCATTTTTCTTTCAGCGTGGTGAGGAGTTGCCAGAACTGGGTGCGCGCAATCGCATCGACACCGGAAGTAGGTTCGTCCAGGAAGAGCACCAGGGGGTCGTGCAGGAGCGCCGCCGCAAGCGAAAAACGCTGGTTGATCCCCAGCGGGAGATTCGAAGGTATCTCGTCGAGATACGCTTTAAATCCGAGTTCTTCGGCGTAGAGAGAGGTTTTTTCAAGTGACTTGGCCAACGGAATCCCGCGCATCGCGGCGAAATACAGCAGGTTCTCGCGGACGGTCATGTCATTGTACAGGGCGAAATGCTGGCTGACGTAGCCGATCGATGCTTTGAGCGCCTGCCGGTCGGATGCGTTTTGAATCGGGCGGCCCAGAAGTTCGAGTGTTCCGCCGTCGATCGGCAAAAGGCCAAGAAGCATTTTGATAAACGTCGTTTTACCTGCGCCGTTTGCCCCCAGAAGCCCTAATATTTCACCCCGATTAAGGCGAATGTCGACGGAATCGTTCGCGATGAACCCGTCAAAGCGCTTGGTGAGGGCATGGGCTTCCATGACCGTCAATGCGTGATCGTATTCTTCGGGTCGCGACGTAATCGTAATCGGCGGAAGCATCCGCTCTTTTCGGAGTGCGTTGACGAAAAAGAGCGCTTCGAGCGTCGGTTCCGGGTGCGGCAAGTGCAGCGGATCGAGCGAGTATAGGGCATCGAACGTTTTAAGACCCGGGGAGGCGGTATCGGGAACATAGGTCATCGGGCGGACCGATTCGATCAGTTCGGATGCCGTTCCGCCCGCGATGATCTCCCCTTCGTCAAAAAGGAGTATTTTATCCATGCCTGCCGCTTCTTGCATGTAGGCGGTGCTCACAAGGATGATCGTCCCCTCTTCGCGCCGTATCCGGTCGAGGATATTCCACAGTTCAATCCGGCTGAGAGGATCAACCCCGGTCGTCGGCTCGTCGAGGATCAGCAGTTTCGGGCGGTGTAACAGGGTACAGATGAGCGAAAGTTTTTGCATCATGCCGCCGCTGAGGTTCCCTGCCCGACGATCCTCGAAGCGCTCAAGCCCGGCCATCGCGAGCAGGCGGTGTTTGTAATCGCGGTAGCCGCTATCAAGAGGAAGATTGCGAATGTCGGCAAAAAAATCGAGATGTTCCCCGACGCTGAGCATTTCGTAGAGTACCA
This window encodes:
- a CDS encoding ABC transporter permease, which produces MSRTFWAIVGKELLSFIRSWQLVLVVLYSFTVEVYIAGSGIEINPRNVAVGYVDDTGGGISQKILARLHGPEFLPPHRFKSQEELSRAIFDKEIIVGIVFDADFEKNLRQGRNAQLNVLLDATAASQAYTTMGYLQSILLDIAAPDLPIDVASHKLFNENADNHTFMALTEMLSIITMLTVILTAVVFVKEKEQGTWDIMLLMPVDPKLIILAKSFSQVLIVMAGIVISLGFIVLGAFQTPLNGSFAAFALLSFFYVCASAGIGLFIAAIARDVMQVAQLSIIVMMPLIFLSGAWTPIYAMHPVLQAVSLASPLRYYIEGTESIFYRGSGWIDLLPYFGGVIAVGGIMYWIGFRKIGRLF
- a CDS encoding globin domain-containing protein, which produces MNLTPQSIQSIKETVPLIRAQAENVTTRMYEILFTKYPQTKPLFANATSDQHKKLAGAIAAFAGNVDNLPMLSAAVEKMATAHVATEVKPDHYPMVADALITAMGDVLGDAFTDERKSAWIEGYTFLAGILIQRERQLYAQQN
- a CDS encoding Rrf2 family transcriptional regulator; the protein is MSMHFSKTAEYAIRVLIYLHRNEGVLQPVSVLHRELGLPYKYLTRLMTRLVKEGLVHAARGRDGGLSLAKKGEEIRLCDILGAIGETSESSRCILGFDSCDAANPCALHDQWTAPKGMIDTMINSTTLASLSGNVHTRI
- a CDS encoding PAS domain-containing protein, with the translated sequence MEYTLADTDFLVSQTDSKGIILFANEDFCKIAGYKLEELIGKPHNIVRHPDMPKAAFKDLWDTVKSGRVWKGYVQNATKNGGYYWVFATVYPNIACGESDHGYMSCRRKASPAEIKAAEELYKTMR
- a CDS encoding ABC transporter permease, with the translated sequence MRLRIIRAYIYKELVELVRSRFIVMVFLLPTMLLLLFGYGIRMEVTGARTLIIDNDNSVLSQRLIAKFEHSRYFRTQVEPISEAQALRRIKQARADVIVVIPESFEKRVLHHQRTGIGVFVDAAFPSRGVTMETYVRGVILDAASDLGKERSANLIAINQRTLFNQAMRDEDAIVPGLIGLVLLVSPAILGALLIVKEKERGTIFNFYASPLSKWEFITAKLIPAFLLHSLNIFVLFLWAVYVFDVPFRGSFWLYWIASEIYLLISISIGMLISVVTRTQIVAVVLTIIITIIPGFMYSGIIMPISSMSGPSQIEAHIFPVMYYNHILYDVFLIGEGIESEKTARYLGIMIVYSAILLGLGRLFLRKELK
- a CDS encoding transglutaminase domain-containing protein, whose protein sequence is MRTKNLFLSIIAVFLIVFTYRNYISDEEYTVPKRIKIEEGYATNFINVSDTVKEKTDAITTQCEKNDCKAIAIHDYVKNINYTYQNETNKRPTEVIKYGGDCDEKSQLMASMLKAINVKSILIYTNNHAFIAVEIENEKNLIKPYAKIEIEDKNYYYAETTDKNSYIGAFNNITPKDFKAIYDVENEYKIKIEKAKLKIIS
- a CDS encoding methyl-accepting chemotaxis protein codes for the protein MNKTTKNIVIAAVALLGLIIVFTVGSTWASAAAIAVLALTAVWALSSSQGDGMFAQHLNDFEELLQFKRNQFDTVQADPGSLEDKLNHIAKTHESILEQDTKVAGEMVLLADKVRRGHFACRVASDSKTPHVHLLRKTMNAMLDATENNLDQAIRVLQALSEGHFATRANVQVEGKMAQMLEKINELAVALQSMEQQNNEAKEVLHNNTLQLRDTIESLRSNQFVELNGMINTTVERIHTVANKEHELSINLQSLAGNAQETKQILITIGDIADQTNLLALNAAIEAARAGEHGRGFAVVADEVRKLAERTQKSLAETAATINILIQAINDNSESLNQNMDEMMDLTKYVGNVDNKMEELLATMDRLS
- a CDS encoding ATP-binding cassette domain-containing protein, yielding MLSVENVTVRYKEHIGIRNASFTAREGEIIGFIGADGAGKSSLMHAVAGVGAFEGQIRFKDVLYRSPAEAEPIKADTAFMPQGIGLVLYEMLSVGEHLDFFADIRNLPLDSGYRDYKHRLLAMAGLERFEDRRAGNLSGGMMQKLSLICTLLHRPKLLILDEPTTGVDPLSRIELWNILDRIRREEGTIILVSTAYMQEAAGMDKILLFDEGEIIAGGTASELIESVRPMTYVPDTASPGLKTFDALYSLDPLHLPHPEPTLEALFFVNALRKERMLPPITITSRPEEYDHALTVMEAHALTKRFDGFIANDSVDIRLNRGEILGLLGANGAGKTTFIKMLLGLLPIDGGTLELLGRPIQNASDRQALKASIGYVSQHFALYNDMTVRENLLYFAAMRGIPLAKSLEKTSLYAEELGFKAYLDEIPSNLPLGINQRFSLAAALLHDPLVLFLDEPTSGVDAIARTQFWQLLTTLKEKWGIAILITTHYMSEAEFCDRIVLLRDGKKVADNSIAELYALHPGAGTFEEIFMEYYR
- a CDS encoding HPP family protein, translating into MHNKTDHTPHRLESFIAGLGAFLGLSLIGIIAQKAGTMMVIAPFGATAVLLFSAPGSPFSRPINIFGGYFISTLLGIAILHYTSGDWLSIGIGLGMTIALMHFFRVVHPPAGANFLIVTQGHLSFFLIWPLFAGLILLMVVGLGLQRIMRKIRVQ